One part of the Arvicanthis niloticus isolate mArvNil1 chromosome 15, mArvNil1.pat.X, whole genome shotgun sequence genome encodes these proteins:
- the Aqp1 gene encoding aquaporin-1, with product MASEIKKKLFWRAVVAEFLAMTLFVFISIGSALGFNYPLERNQTLVQDNVKVSLAFGLSIATLAQSVGHISGAHLNPAVTLGLLLSCQISILRAVVYIIAQCVGAIVATAILSGITSSLPENSLGRNDLARGVNSGQGLGIEIIGTLQLVLCVLATTDRRRRDLGGSAPLAIGLSVALGHLLAIDYTGCGINPARSFGSAVLTRNFSNHWIFWVGPFIGGALAVLIYDFILAPRSSEFTDRMKVWTSGQVEEYDLDADDINSRVEMKPK from the exons ATGGCCAGCGAAATCAAGAAGAAGCTCTTCTGGAGGGCTGTGGTGGCTGAGTTTCTAGCCATGACCCTCTTCGTCTTCATCAGCATCGGCTCTGCCCTAGGCTTCAATTACCCGCTGGAGAGAAACCAGACGCTGGTCCAGGACAACGTGAAGGTGTCACTGGCCTTTGGTCTGAGCATCGCTACTCTGGCCCAAAGTGTGGGTCACATCAGTGGTGCTCACCTCAACCCAGCGGTTACACTGGGGCTCCTGCTCAGCTGTCAGATCAGCATCCTCCGGGCTGTCGTGTACATCATCGCCCAGTGTGTGGGAGCCATCGTCGCCACTGCCATCCTCTCGGGCATCACCTCCTCCCTACCCGAGAATTCACTCGGCCGCAATGAC CTGGCTCGAGGTGTGAACTCCGGCCAGGGGCTGGGCATTGAGATCATTGGCACTCTGCAGCTGGTGCTGTGCGTTCTGGCCACCACTGACCGGAGGCGCCGAGACCTAGGTGGCTCAGCCCCTCTCGCCATTGGCTTGTCTGTGGCCCTTGGACACCTGCTGGCG ATTGACTACACTGGCTGTGGCATCAACCCTGCCCGATCATTTGGCTCTGCTGTGCTCACCCGTAACTTCTCAAACCACTGG ATTTTCTGGGTGGGGCCATTCATTGGAGGTGCCCTGGCGGTGCTCATCTATGACTTCATCCTGGCCCCACGCAGCAGCGAATTCACAGACCGCATGAAGGTGTGGACCAGTGGCCAGGTGGAGGAGTATGACCTGGATGCTGACGACATCAACTCCAGGGTGGAGATGAAGCCCAAATAG